One part of the Sphingopyxis sp. PAMC25046 genome encodes these proteins:
- a CDS encoding glycosyltransferase family 25 protein, which translates to MGEFLPESGEAAEILVVSLESAEARRAAFAARAADTSLAWRFFDACTASAPGMTVDEAAIRRNKGRAMSKGEIGCYASHFSIWQDMVDRGVRQAIVLEDDTVVDWAYLEPLARTDLHAEGIDYLRLYAKRPTWQRVVKRNFLQHSRAVVELVGLAYGTQGYAITLAGARRLVEHCRTVRRPIDDEMDRSWAHGLPNLALYPAPIFEAAIVSDIGNSRFVPKNDPLYHSPRQRVWRQIERARMRMLKARRLLER; encoded by the coding sequence GTGGGTGAATTCCTGCCCGAATCGGGCGAAGCCGCCGAAATATTGGTGGTGTCGCTCGAGTCAGCCGAAGCCCGCCGGGCTGCCTTCGCCGCGCGCGCCGCGGACACGTCGCTCGCCTGGCGCTTCTTCGACGCGTGCACGGCTTCCGCCCCCGGGATGACGGTCGACGAAGCCGCGATCCGCCGCAACAAGGGCCGCGCGATGAGCAAGGGCGAGATCGGCTGCTACGCGAGCCATTTCTCGATCTGGCAGGACATGGTCGACCGCGGCGTGCGCCAGGCGATCGTCCTCGAGGACGATACGGTTGTCGACTGGGCCTATCTCGAGCCGCTCGCGCGCACCGACCTCCATGCCGAGGGCATCGATTATCTCCGGCTCTATGCCAAGCGGCCCACCTGGCAGCGCGTCGTCAAGCGCAACTTCCTCCAGCATTCGCGCGCGGTCGTCGAGCTGGTCGGGCTCGCTTACGGCACGCAGGGCTATGCAATCACGCTCGCGGGCGCGCGGCGGCTCGTCGAGCATTGCCGCACCGTCCGCCGCCCGATCGACGACGAGATGGACCGGTCGTGGGCGCACGGTCTGCCCAATCTCGCGCTCTATCCGGCGCCGATTTTCGAGGCGGCGATCGTCTCGGACATCGGCAATTCGCGCTTCGTTCCCAAGAACGACCCGCTCTATCATTCGCCAAGGCAAAGGGTCTGGCGCCAGATCGAGCGCGCGCGCATGCGGATGCTGAAAGCGAGGCGCCTGCTTGAGCGCTGA
- a CDS encoding glycosyltransferase family A protein yields the protein MFEVAVVIPVWNGEAVLGRCLDALARQTLPREAYQIIVVDNGSSDTTCEIARSYAGVELLEEPQPGSYVARNRAIAHVCAPITAFTDADCEPASDWLEQVVRAAGMNPGFGVLAGKIELFDEIAPEREVFGDYERLFSFPQEHASRGNCATANWASETALLKALGGFDAALKSGGDRQMALRIRGAGRPLIYVPAMVVRHPVRASRAELVRKRQRLSGGRWDRTTGRPRLVHVLGITAVDTVRRLRRAAITRELSLRRRLAVMGLTLQLAGVAVGEFLNLAGGRKAARD from the coding sequence ATGTTCGAAGTCGCAGTCGTCATACCCGTATGGAACGGCGAAGCCGTGCTCGGCCGCTGTCTCGACGCGCTCGCGCGTCAGACATTGCCGCGCGAGGCTTATCAGATCATCGTCGTCGACAATGGGTCGAGCGATACCACGTGCGAAATTGCGCGGAGCTACGCCGGCGTCGAGCTGCTCGAAGAGCCGCAGCCCGGCTCCTATGTCGCGCGCAACCGCGCGATCGCGCATGTGTGCGCGCCGATCACGGCTTTCACCGACGCCGATTGCGAGCCCGCGTCCGACTGGCTGGAACAGGTGGTGCGCGCCGCCGGGATGAACCCCGGGTTCGGGGTACTCGCGGGCAAGATCGAGCTTTTCGACGAAATCGCGCCCGAGCGCGAGGTGTTCGGCGATTATGAGCGGCTTTTCAGCTTTCCGCAGGAGCACGCGTCACGCGGCAATTGCGCGACCGCCAATTGGGCGAGCGAGACGGCGCTGCTGAAGGCGCTCGGCGGGTTCGACGCGGCTTTGAAATCGGGCGGCGACCGGCAGATGGCGCTGCGCATCCGGGGTGCCGGCCGGCCGCTCATTTACGTGCCGGCGATGGTCGTCCGCCATCCGGTGCGCGCGAGCCGCGCCGAGCTGGTGCGCAAGCGCCAGCGGCTGAGCGGCGGACGCTGGGACCGTACCACGGGGCGTCCGCGCCTCGTTCATGTGCTCGGCATAACCGCCGTCGATACGGTGCGGCGATTGCGCCGGGCGGCGATCACACGCGAGCTGTCGCTGCGGCGACGGCTGGCGGTGATGGGGCTGACATTGCAGCTCGCCGGGGTGGCGGTGGGCGAGTTCCTCAATCTGGCGGGGGGACGAAAGGCAGCACGCGACTGA
- a CDS encoding glycosyltransferase family A protein — MPLYNKAAHVRAAIESALAQSYSAHEILVIDNGSTDGGRELAAAIDDARIKLLDLAAPGPGGYAGRNVGIRAASGDWIAFLDADDLWQSDHLAVLAECISADLEVRAAATRFDHVFDDRSQPQRIAAQLDRTRSLDFADFLEAWLAVRECPMWTGAIAIRRDTLFEAGLFPEGRAVRGGDKDLWLRVLAKGSLCYDPRVTARFHRDSDNKVSKSTTTLDLPCLVDTARAMLAEAPPREAALLRRLVNQEIAHYARYAMKYPGRTAIRLGDVYLPEGTGTAALLLAAKLIPASLRQSGHALRSRLRARA, encoded by the coding sequence ATGCCGCTCTATAACAAGGCCGCGCATGTCCGCGCGGCGATCGAGAGCGCGCTCGCGCAGAGCTATTCGGCGCATGAGATACTCGTGATCGACAATGGCTCGACCGACGGTGGGCGCGAACTGGCAGCAGCGATCGACGACGCGCGGATCAAGCTGCTCGACCTCGCGGCGCCGGGGCCGGGCGGCTATGCCGGGCGCAATGTCGGCATCCGGGCCGCGAGCGGTGACTGGATCGCTTTTCTCGACGCCGATGACCTGTGGCAGTCCGATCATCTGGCCGTGCTGGCCGAATGCATAAGCGCCGATCTCGAGGTGCGCGCGGCGGCGACGCGGTTCGACCATGTCTTCGACGATCGGTCGCAACCGCAGCGGATCGCGGCGCAGCTCGATCGCACGCGGAGCTTAGACTTCGCGGACTTCCTTGAAGCATGGCTCGCGGTGCGCGAATGCCCGATGTGGACCGGTGCGATCGCGATACGGCGCGACACGCTGTTCGAGGCGGGGCTCTTTCCCGAAGGGCGCGCGGTGCGCGGGGGCGACAAGGATTTGTGGTTGCGCGTGCTTGCCAAGGGCTCGCTGTGTTACGACCCGCGTGTCACCGCGCGCTTTCACCGCGACAGCGACAACAAGGTGAGCAAATCGACCACGACGCTCGACCTGCCCTGTCTGGTCGACACGGCGCGGGCGATGCTCGCTGAGGCCCCGCCGCGCGAGGCCGCCTTGCTGCGGCGGCTCGTCAATCAGGAAATCGCGCATTACGCCCGCTACGCGATGAAATATCCGGGACGGACGGCGATCCGGCTCGGCGATGTCTATCTGCCCGAGGGGACGGGCACGGCGGCGCTGCTGCTCGCCGCGAAGCTCATCCCAGCGTCGCTTCGGCAGTCGGGCCATGCCCTGCGTAGCCGGCTGCGCGCGCGCGCGTGA
- a CDS encoding endonuclease/exonuclease/phosphatase family protein: MKPVRAFGSLLTGGGIVAAWLALGGGRLPALDLLASFLPFFGVAALLGLLFAGWRPWPTVAGALLALVPLAIGIVPEWLRDIPAVAASAPQVHVLTHNVWSGNADPAGTAQAIIDAKPDVVMLQEVNGSFRPMLAALGQHFLHATECPNGCDLAIFSRWPIADGDYFLKDRNGRKFGPALLWARIAPPGGDPFMVATLHYPRPTSRDQAVRRRDVARALARIDRGALIVAGDMNLTPWAAAMREQDRALAPLTRMTRAPSWPRALPVLPIDHLYAGPHWGLVSARQLPATGSDHRPILVTLARR, translated from the coding sequence GTGAAACCCGTCCGCGCCTTCGGCTCCCTGCTGACCGGCGGGGGGATCGTCGCTGCGTGGCTGGCGCTCGGCGGCGGGCGGTTGCCGGCGCTCGATCTGCTCGCCTCCTTCCTCCCTTTCTTTGGCGTGGCGGCCTTGCTGGGGCTGTTGTTTGCCGGGTGGCGACCGTGGCCCACGGTCGCGGGCGCATTGCTGGCGCTGGTCCCGCTCGCGATCGGGATTGTGCCCGAATGGCTGCGCGATATCCCCGCCGTAGCCGCGAGCGCCCCACAGGTTCATGTGCTGACGCACAATGTCTGGTCGGGCAACGCCGACCCCGCCGGCACCGCGCAGGCGATCATCGATGCGAAGCCCGATGTGGTGATGCTGCAGGAAGTGAACGGCAGCTTCCGACCGATGCTTGCAGCGCTGGGCCAGCATTTCCTTCATGCGACCGAATGCCCGAACGGCTGCGATCTCGCCATTTTTTCGCGCTGGCCGATCGCCGACGGCGATTATTTCCTGAAGGATCGAAACGGCCGCAAATTCGGCCCCGCCTTGCTCTGGGCGCGGATCGCGCCGCCGGGCGGAGACCCGTTCATGGTCGCGACGCTTCACTATCCTCGGCCGACCTCGCGCGACCAGGCGGTGCGCAGGCGCGACGTGGCGCGGGCATTGGCAAGGATCGATCGGGGCGCCTTGATCGTTGCAGGCGACATGAACCTGACCCCTTGGGCCGCGGCGATGCGTGAACAGGACCGCGCCCTTGCCCCACTTACTCGCATGACGCGCGCGCCCAGCTGGCCGCGCGCGCTTCCCGTGCTGCCGATCGATCATCTTTATGCCGGGCCCCATTGGGGGCTGGTGTCGGCGCGGCAATTGCCCGCGACCGGATCGGATCACAGGCCGATTCTCGTGACGTTGGCGCGCCGGTGA
- a CDS encoding outer membrane beta-barrel protein has product MKRALSIVMLGSCGFAAPALAQQSDATDGLGSVSSENSFGRDRNISVLERRRPDYTAEPIRVGSLELMPRIAVGAGYDDNLYALPDDEIGDAYLRIRPRISLVRPSPDLKLSLEGELDLLHYADRSSENATQYAVSAGAAWTISKSDTFDVTLRNGRYSQERVSPDSPTQASRPIRFTLNGGTATYTHVFNRLRVRGVIDIENRNYSDSVTPGGDPIDQDFRDHTSYTGTAIGEYALSPSVALFVAGSLGKRDYRERSGPVPARDSTGFDLAAGASFELGRKARGSLRLGYLHQDYKAAEFEDVSGFLVRGELAYFLTPLVTLTGTVDRGIKETGVNGATGYLATNMTLRADYELLRNLIISAGGELEKRDFNNIDRRDDRWTWRANASYLVSKRLALRVDLQRRTQSSWGFNAGREFTDNRVSVGVTFSGL; this is encoded by the coding sequence GTGAAGCGCGCCCTTTCCATCGTAATGCTCGGCAGCTGCGGCTTCGCCGCGCCCGCCCTCGCGCAGCAATCGGACGCGACCGACGGACTCGGTTCGGTGTCGAGCGAGAACAGCTTCGGGCGCGACCGCAATATCAGCGTGCTCGAACGCCGCCGGCCCGACTACACCGCGGAACCGATCCGCGTCGGCTCGCTCGAACTGATGCCGCGCATCGCGGTCGGGGCCGGCTATGATGATAATCTTTATGCACTGCCTGATGACGAGATCGGCGACGCCTATCTGCGCATCCGCCCGCGCATCTCGCTGGTGCGGCCGTCGCCCGACCTCAAGCTGTCGCTCGAAGGCGAACTCGACCTGCTGCATTACGCCGACCGGTCGAGCGAAAATGCCACCCAATATGCGGTGAGCGCGGGCGCGGCCTGGACGATCAGCAAGTCGGACACGTTCGACGTCACGCTGCGCAACGGTCGTTACAGCCAGGAACGCGTCTCGCCCGACAGCCCGACGCAGGCGTCGCGGCCGATCCGCTTCACGCTGAATGGCGGAACCGCGACCTATACGCATGTCTTCAACCGGCTGCGCGTGCGCGGCGTGATCGATATCGAGAACCGCAATTACAGCGACAGCGTGACGCCGGGCGGCGATCCGATCGATCAGGATTTCCGCGATCACACCAGCTATACCGGCACCGCGATCGGCGAATATGCGCTGAGCCCCAGCGTTGCGCTGTTCGTCGCGGGATCGCTCGGCAAGCGCGACTATCGCGAACGCAGCGGTCCGGTTCCGGCGCGCGATTCGACCGGTTTCGACCTGGCGGCCGGGGCGAGCTTCGAGCTGGGGCGCAAGGCGCGCGGGTCGCTTCGCCTCGGCTATCTTCATCAGGATTACAAGGCGGCCGAGTTCGAGGATGTCTCGGGCTTCCTCGTGCGCGGCGAACTCGCCTATTTCCTGACACCGCTGGTGACGCTCACCGGCACCGTGGACCGCGGCATCAAGGAAACCGGCGTCAACGGGGCGACGGGCTATCTCGCCACCAACATGACGCTGCGCGCCGATTACGAGCTGCTGCGCAACCTGATCATCAGCGCGGGCGGCGAGCTGGAAAAGCGCGATTTCAACAATATCGACCGGCGCGACGATCGCTGGACCTGGCGCGCCAACGCCTCCTATCTGGTGAGCAAGCGGCTGGCGCTGCGCGTCGACCTCCAGCGGCGCACCCAGTCGAGTTGGGGTTTCAACGCGGGCCGCGAATTCACCGACAATCGCGTTTCGGTCGGTGTGACCTTCTCGGGCCTGTAG
- a CDS encoding serine acetyltransferase: MDMAGASLAPAPALEEPVSEDTGKPHLRGCPVSFAKLKALLAADLYRYAGRTDFGAFARHYAFTPGYKYTVLMRTTGWLKLKPAKAFGLYPLAKWLLLRARYKYGFAIPEYMEIGPGLFLNRFGGFYFHGDAVLGSNVNITHGVVLGYMNRGGRRGAPVIGDRSFLGSGAKIIGGIAVGAEAAIGANAVVTKDVPERGVVGGIPAKLLSDQGSDGYINRLAPPELLAACEGALYGSRARAG, encoded by the coding sequence ATGGACATGGCCGGCGCATCGCTCGCCCCCGCTCCGGCGCTCGAGGAGCCCGTTTCCGAAGATACCGGCAAGCCGCACCTGCGCGGCTGCCCGGTGAGCTTCGCGAAGCTCAAGGCGCTGCTCGCCGCCGACCTCTATCGCTATGCCGGCCGCACCGACTTCGGCGCCTTCGCGCGGCATTATGCCTTTACCCCGGGGTATAAATACACGGTGCTGATGCGCACGACAGGCTGGCTCAAGCTCAAGCCCGCCAAGGCTTTTGGTCTCTATCCGCTCGCCAAGTGGCTGCTGCTGCGCGCGCGTTACAAATATGGCTTTGCGATCCCCGAATATATGGAGATCGGGCCCGGCCTGTTCCTCAACCGCTTCGGCGGCTTCTATTTCCACGGCGACGCGGTGCTCGGCAGTAATGTCAACATCACCCACGGCGTCGTGCTCGGTTATATGAACCGCGGCGGTCGGCGCGGCGCGCCGGTGATCGGCGATCGCAGCTTTCTGGGGTCAGGCGCCAAGATCATCGGCGGCATCGCCGTAGGCGCGGAGGCGGCGATCGGCGCCAATGCGGTAGTGACAAAGGACGTGCCCGAGCGCGGCGTGGTCGGCGGCATCCCGGCAAAGCTGCTCTCCGATCAAGGATCGGACGGCTATATCAACCGTCTCGCCCCGCCCGAACTGCTCGCCGCCTGCGAGGGGGCGCTATATGGATCACGGGCCCGGGCTGGCTGA
- a CDS encoding polysaccharide biosynthesis/export family protein — MKWLKQIALASTLAMLGACAGQAPLAGSGAAAPPAEAFSLSPGDKVKIATYGEETLTGDFEVSPAGTIAFPLIGEIKAAGLQTDQLSKAIEAKLGDGYLLEPKVSVQVASFRPVYVLGEVNKPGEYPYTQGLTIRGAVAKADGFTYRANEKRVFLKRAGEAGEREYEMTADFPVLPGDTIRFGERYF, encoded by the coding sequence ATGAAATGGCTTAAGCAGATCGCCTTGGCGAGCACGCTCGCGATGCTCGGTGCGTGCGCCGGGCAGGCGCCGCTCGCAGGCAGTGGCGCGGCGGCGCCGCCGGCCGAGGCGTTCAGTCTCTCGCCCGGCGACAAGGTCAAGATCGCGACCTATGGCGAAGAGACGCTGACCGGCGACTTCGAAGTCTCGCCCGCCGGCACGATCGCCTTTCCGCTGATCGGCGAGATCAAGGCCGCCGGGCTCCAGACCGACCAGCTATCGAAGGCGATCGAAGCGAAGCTCGGCGACGGCTATCTGCTCGAGCCGAAAGTCTCGGTCCAGGTCGCGAGTTTCCGGCCCGTCTATGTGCTCGGTGAAGTCAACAAGCCAGGCGAATATCCCTATACGCAGGGCCTCACCATCCGCGGCGCGGTCGCCAAGGCCGACGGTTTCACCTATCGCGCCAACGAGAAGCGCGTCTTCCTGAAGCGCGCGGGCGAAGCCGGCGAGCGCGAATATGAGATGACCGCCGATTTCCCCGTGCTTCCGGGCGACACGATCCGTTTCGGCGAGCGTTATTTCTGA
- a CDS encoding glycosyltransferase: MLHRKRILFAINSLAGGGAERVLATLLGGSEPWRARYDIHLALLDDEPRAYEVPEWVAVHQLDAQHKLLPSLTQLRALTRRLAPDATLSFLTRANIANAWAMAGRRRPWLISERINTSAHLGSAFAAKAMVRLVYPRAAHVIAVSEGVVDDLAANFGVARGRMSAIANPVDHRRIAELAAEPPAFVPADPYIVSAGRLMPNKNFPLLLRAYARAAPAERLVILGEGPERGALEALAASLGIADRVDMPGFVANPFAVVARAQVYAMPSNAEGFPNGLVEAMACGVPVVATNCASGPSEILADRPRDTITGGIDVDAGALVPTDDVPAFAAALHRVLAEPQRSECGKRARARSLAYGVGQAAANYWARIEATLARPRAGAEFKDIAASSPGVIS; encoded by the coding sequence ATGCTGCACCGAAAGCGGATCTTGTTCGCGATCAACTCGCTCGCGGGGGGCGGCGCCGAACGCGTGCTCGCGACCTTGCTCGGCGGGTCGGAGCCTTGGCGCGCGCGCTACGACATCCATCTCGCCCTGCTCGATGACGAGCCGCGCGCCTATGAGGTTCCCGAATGGGTTGCAGTTCACCAGCTCGACGCGCAGCACAAATTGCTGCCGAGCCTGACGCAGTTGCGTGCGCTGACGCGACGGCTCGCGCCCGACGCGACGCTCAGCTTCCTCACCCGCGCCAATATCGCCAACGCTTGGGCGATGGCGGGGCGCCGCCGACCCTGGCTGATCAGCGAGCGGATCAACACCAGCGCGCATCTGGGCAGCGCCTTCGCCGCCAAGGCGATGGTCCGCTTGGTCTATCCGCGCGCCGCGCATGTCATCGCGGTGTCCGAAGGCGTGGTCGACGATCTCGCCGCCAATTTCGGCGTCGCGCGGGGCCGCATGTCGGCGATCGCCAATCCGGTCGACCATCGGCGCATCGCCGAACTGGCGGCCGAACCGCCCGCCTTCGTGCCTGCCGATCCTTATATCGTCTCGGCCGGGCGGCTCATGCCGAACAAGAATTTTCCGCTGCTGCTGCGCGCCTATGCGCGGGCCGCGCCGGCGGAGCGTCTCGTCATCCTCGGCGAAGGGCCCGAGCGCGGCGCGCTCGAAGCGCTCGCCGCCTCGCTTGGCATTGCCGACCGGGTCGACATGCCCGGCTTCGTCGCCAACCCCTTCGCGGTGGTCGCGCGCGCGCAGGTCTATGCGATGCCTTCGAACGCCGAAGGTTTCCCGAACGGACTGGTCGAGGCAATGGCGTGCGGTGTGCCCGTCGTCGCGACCAATTGCGCCTCCGGCCCATCCGAGATTTTGGCCGACCGGCCGCGCGATACGATTACTGGCGGGATCGATGTCGACGCCGGCGCGTTGGTGCCGACCGATGATGTGCCCGCCTTCGCCGCCGCCTTGCACCGCGTTCTCGCCGAGCCGCAGCGCAGCGAATGCGGCAAGCGCGCGCGCGCGCGCTCGCTTGCCTATGGCGTCGGGCAGGCCGCGGCGAATTATTGGGCGCGGATCGAGGCGACGCTCGCCCGACCCCGCGCAGGGGCCGAGTTCAAAGACATTGCAGCATCAAGTCCGGGAGTGATTTCATGA
- a CDS encoding acyltransferase, which yields MDIRRVECLDGLRGVAALWVLFGHMMILTGFRLPLMSKPDLGVDLFILLSGFLMMFQYRLRAGSEDWTAPGTWAAFWTRRFFRLAPLFYVTLAAALIAGPAIYEGRVAIDSFLGQSLQLPERYLDGSLMNIALHLSFLFGLLPDYAFRTPLPDWSLGLEMQFYLLFPFLILLGRRFGWIASALVAAGGGVTIALIAGAAGLDYPMPSFLPLKLQLFLAGMLLAAGAGESPARLWIRLGAAMLLAAIPIGGDQDLLHIAVRELLVFGFFALVHLRSLGIIDWISRLFGSRPFYWLGELSYGTYLIHLLILQPVAAAVIGRFGTGLGAVERFMLTGAIVVPATYALAFVTYKLVELPGQRIGKAVIKRAVGRGTPRAHQTVPERIAAP from the coding sequence ATGGACATTCGGCGCGTCGAGTGTCTGGACGGCTTGCGCGGCGTCGCGGCGCTCTGGGTGTTGTTCGGACACATGATGATCCTCACCGGTTTCCGGCTGCCGCTGATGAGCAAGCCCGATCTTGGCGTCGATCTGTTCATCTTGCTCTCCGGCTTTCTGATGATGTTCCAGTACCGGCTGCGCGCGGGCAGCGAGGACTGGACCGCGCCCGGCACTTGGGCCGCCTTTTGGACGCGGCGCTTCTTCCGGCTGGCGCCGCTATTCTATGTGACGCTTGCCGCCGCGCTGATCGCCGGGCCCGCGATCTATGAGGGCCGCGTCGCGATCGACAGCTTCCTCGGCCAGTCGCTGCAGCTGCCCGAACGCTATCTCGACGGCAGTCTCATGAACATCGCGCTGCATCTGAGCTTCCTGTTCGGATTGCTTCCCGACTATGCCTTTCGCACCCCGCTGCCCGACTGGAGCCTCGGGCTCGAGATGCAATTCTATCTGCTCTTTCCTTTCCTCATACTGCTCGGACGGCGGTTTGGCTGGATAGCGTCGGCGCTCGTCGCGGCCGGTGGCGGAGTGACCATCGCGCTGATCGCCGGCGCGGCGGGCCTCGACTATCCGATGCCATCCTTCCTGCCATTGAAGCTCCAGCTTTTCCTCGCCGGCATGCTGCTCGCCGCCGGTGCGGGCGAAAGCCCTGCGCGGCTGTGGATTCGCCTCGGCGCGGCAATGCTGCTCGCCGCGATCCCGATCGGCGGCGATCAGGATCTGCTCCACATCGCGGTCCGCGAGCTGCTCGTCTTTGGCTTCTTCGCGCTCGTGCATCTGCGTTCGCTCGGCATCATTGACTGGATTTCGCGGCTGTTCGGCAGCCGGCCCTTCTATTGGCTGGGCGAGCTTTCCTACGGTACCTATCTAATCCACCTCCTGATCCTGCAGCCCGTCGCGGCGGCGGTGATCGGGCGGTTCGGCACCGGACTCGGCGCAGTCGAGCGTTTCATGCTGACCGGTGCGATCGTTGTGCCCGCGACCTATGCGCTTGCCTTTGTGACTTACAAGCTGGTCGAGCTGCCGGGGCAGCGGATCGGGAAAGCGGTCATCAAACGAGCCGTCGGACGCGGTACGCCGCGCGCGCATCAGACGGTTCCCGAAAGGATTGCCGCGCCGTGA
- a CDS encoding glycosyltransferase family 4 protein, whose translation MSSGKRAGSPVICVTGLRGFPHVMGGIESHCEELLPRIKALWPDHRSVVLGRAPYLPEPVSEHRGVEIVGIPCPRSQHFEAIVSTFLAVLSARKRGAGLVHIHAIGPGLLAPVARLLGLKVVVTHHGTDYHRAKWGPLARGALRAGEWLALKFADRVIAVSPSLAAQLQQSFPQRAQAVSYIPNGTSDLPGDADPALIFERLGIDDGNFLLAVARLVPEKGLHDLIDAYERSDCTAKLVIAGSADHESEYARELLERASDRVIFAGVQSRATLKCLYEHCALFVMPSYHEGLPIAALEAASCGARMLLSDIPANLDIGLDPRNYFPVGDVGELTARLNVDCADFQVDRDAVRARFSWDRAAAETLEVYRAALAPRRPVPRPSTTPGPARG comes from the coding sequence ATGTCTTCCGGCAAACGCGCGGGGTCTCCCGTCATCTGCGTGACGGGCCTACGCGGCTTTCCGCATGTCATGGGCGGGATCGAAAGTCACTGCGAAGAACTGCTGCCGCGGATAAAGGCGCTGTGGCCCGACCACCGCTCGGTCGTGCTCGGCCGCGCGCCCTATCTGCCCGAGCCCGTGAGCGAGCATCGCGGGGTCGAGATCGTCGGCATCCCCTGCCCGCGCTCGCAGCATTTCGAAGCGATCGTGTCGACCTTCCTCGCCGTCCTGTCGGCACGCAAGCGTGGCGCCGGGCTGGTCCATATCCATGCGATAGGCCCCGGATTGCTGGCGCCGGTCGCGCGGCTGCTCGGCCTGAAGGTCGTCGTGACGCACCACGGCACCGATTATCACCGCGCCAAATGGGGCCCGCTCGCGCGCGGCGCGCTGCGCGCCGGCGAGTGGCTGGCGCTCAAATTCGCCGATCGGGTCATCGCCGTTTCCCCCTCGCTCGCCGCGCAATTGCAGCAGAGTTTCCCGCAGCGCGCGCAGGCGGTCTCTTATATCCCCAACGGCACCTCCGACCTGCCCGGCGATGCCGATCCCGCGCTCATATTCGAGCGGCTGGGGATCGACGACGGCAACTTCCTCCTCGCCGTCGCACGACTTGTTCCCGAAAAGGGTCTGCACGACCTGATCGACGCCTATGAGCGGTCGGACTGCACCGCCAAGCTGGTCATCGCCGGCTCGGCCGATCATGAAAGCGAATATGCCCGCGAGCTTCTCGAACGCGCGAGCGACCGCGTGATCTTCGCGGGCGTCCAGTCGCGCGCGACGCTCAAATGCCTATACGAACATTGCGCGCTGTTCGTGATGCCATCCTATCACGAGGGTCTGCCGATCGCGGCACTAGAGGCGGCAAGCTGCGGCGCGCGGATGTTGCTGAGCGACATTCCCGCCAACCTCGACATCGGGCTCGACCCAAGGAACTATTTTCCGGTCGGCGACGTCGGCGAACTCACCGCCCGGCTGAACGTCGATTGCGCCGACTTCCAGGTCGATCGCGACGCTGTCCGCGCCCGTTTCAGCTGGGACAGGGCGGCGGCAGAGACGCTCGAAGTCTATCGCGCCGCGCTTGCGCCGCGCCGGCCGGTCCCGCGGCCCTCCACCACACCGGGGCCGGCGAGAGGTTAG
- a CDS encoding NAD-dependent epimerase/dehydratase family protein, producing the protein MKDDGPVLVTGAAGFIGHAVSERLLERGERVIGLDSFTDYYDVALKKARTARLAGNFNFRLIDGDIASPGLVSELVEANGIRRIVHLAAQAGVRYSLENPFAYEHSNLKGHLAVLEAARHAGTIEHLVYASSSSVYGDRPIGGAGFREDEPCTAPVSLYAATKRSCELMSQSYATLYKLPLSGLRFFTVYGPWGRPDMAYYGFAQKILLGQPIEVFGEGQMARDFTYIDDIVDGVIGVLDRPPASGQHRLLNIGDCNPVGLMDMIAMLERALGRPAVKLMRPMQPGDVTATYADISAINALTGYSPKVPLSRGIERFVDWYLSEIENGGRGPMAAVA; encoded by the coding sequence GTGAAGGACGACGGCCCCGTCCTCGTCACCGGCGCCGCCGGTTTTATCGGCCATGCCGTGTCCGAGCGGCTGCTCGAGCGCGGCGAGCGGGTGATCGGCCTGGACAGCTTCACCGACTATTATGACGTCGCGCTGAAGAAAGCGCGCACGGCGCGCCTGGCCGGCAATTTCAATTTCCGGCTTATCGATGGCGACATCGCCAGCCCCGGGCTGGTCAGCGAGCTGGTCGAGGCGAACGGCATTCGCCGCATCGTCCACCTCGCCGCGCAGGCTGGCGTGCGCTACAGCCTCGAAAACCCCTTCGCCTATGAGCACAGCAACCTCAAAGGGCATCTCGCGGTGCTCGAAGCGGCGCGCCACGCCGGCACTATCGAGCATCTCGTCTATGCCTCGTCGAGCTCGGTCTATGGCGACCGTCCGATCGGCGGCGCAGGGTTCCGCGAGGACGAACCCTGCACCGCGCCCGTCTCGCTTTATGCTGCGACCAAGCGCAGCTGCGAATTGATGAGCCAGAGTTATGCCACGCTCTACAAACTACCGCTCAGCGGGCTGCGCTTCTTCACCGTCTATGGCCCGTGGGGCCGGCCCGATATGGCCTATTACGGCTTTGCGCAGAAGATATTGCTCGGCCAACCGATCGAGGTATTCGGCGAGGGCCAGATGGCGCGCGATTTCACCTATATCGACGACATCGTCGATGGCGTCATCGGCGTGCTCGACAGGCCGCCGGCGAGCGGCCAGCACCGGCTCCTCAACATCGGCGACTGCAATCCGGTCGGACTGATGGACATGATCGCGATGCTCGAGCGCGCGCTCGGCCGGCCGGCGGTCAAGCTGATGCGGCCGATGCAACCGGGCGACGTGACCGCGACCTATGCCGATATCTCGGCGATCAACGCGCTCACCGGATATAGCCCCAAGGTACCGCTTTCCCGCGGGATCGAGCGGTTCGTCGACTGGTATCTCAGCGAAATAGAAAATGGTGGAAGAGGGCCGATGGCAGCGGTGGCCTGA